From Hoeflea sp. 108:
GGCGAGATTGACGATACGTGATAGCAATGGCCGCCGCAGCAGGCCTGCAAAGGCTGTGCCGGCGCCGAACCAGGCAAAGTGGATGACTACGATCAGCGCCAGCAGAATCGCCGTCTTCACCGACGTCTCAATCAGCTCCGGCCGCAATCCGAGCTGGGTTCCGGCAAAGACCGCGCCGATGACGACATAGGCCTTCGGATTGGCAAGCGCGAGCAGCAGGCCGCCGGTGAAGCCAGGGGCCAACGCCTGGGCCGGCGTCTCGGCAAGCGGCGGCGCCGTCGCGATCGCAAAGGCCAGATAGAGGATGTAGAGCGCCGACAGGCCGAGCAGCAGCGGCGCCAGCCTCGGTTGCGACAGGACTACCGACGCAAGCCCCGCGGCGACCGCGACAAGCACGACGCTGGTGCCGATGATGACCCCCGCGAGATAGGGCAACGAGCGTCGCAATCCGAACGCGCTGCCAAGCGCCGTGACGCTGATGGTCGAGGGACCGGGGCTGCCCATAACGACCAGCGCGGTGGCAATGAGTGCGAGAACGGGCTCGATGGCCGGTACTGCGAAAAGCTGCTGCTGCACGATCAACCTCCTGGCATTGCTGCTGTGCGGGCCAGCCTGGAGCCAGGAGGCATGTCTCGTCTTGAAGGTTTGTGCGAGCCGGCCGAAGGCGAGCCGCGCCGCCACCGCGCCCTGGCGTATAGCTGTCGCAGCCGCCGGCGGCTGACACTGTGCCCATGCCATGCCATTGTCGTGCCTCGGGATTCGGGGCATGCGCACGACTGCGCCTCGGCACATCGCTCACGCCCAGCCAATGGAGCGCCGCATGAAACCATCCATTCTTCTTGTAACCGTATCGATCGCGCTTTTGCCGACGCTCGCCATTGCCCAGGACAGCGAGCCGCAGACCATTGCCTTCGAAGGCGGCAACTTCACCATCAAGGAGAACGCCGAGGGCGAGAAGGTGCTTGCCTATGAAGGCAAGGAACTGGCCAAGAACTACGTCGCCTTCCACGACCGCACGGTCGATCTCAACGGCACCAAGGTGGCGATCTTTGCGATAGGCGACGGCGGCAACGCCTGCGGGCCGGAAACCGTGCTCGCCTGGAAGACCGAGGCGGGCATCCAGTCCACTGTGGTCGGCGATGGCGAATGCGGCACCCCGCCAGCTGCCGCGACCAGCGACACGCTCTATTTCGTGCCCTACCTGCTGCCAGGCACCAAGTCGCCCGTTCGCAAATGGTCGCCGGGAGACGGCCTGTCCATGGCCGGCGAGCTGGCCTTCACGCCGCAGCCTGACACGACCTGGGCCAACTTAAAGGTCGAAGACGTCCTCTACCCCGTCGACTTCTTCGACAACGCCGACATCTACAAAGCAGCGAGCGCCATGTTGGGCGACAAGCTCGAAGGCGTCGCGCTGGGCCTCTCGGTGTCGAGCGGTCCGGAAAAGACGACCTCGGGCCTGGTCTTCGCAACCGGCTGCGTGCCCCATGCCTGCGGCATCAACGATTCCTTCATCGGCATCGATGCCGGCGGCAGGAAGCTCTATTTCGCCAGGCAGGGCGATGCGTCGGAGCCGGACACCTGGCCAGCATTGGCCGAATGGCCGGCCGAATTGAAGGGCGCGATGACCAAGTCGTTGATACAGGGAGAATGAGAAAGAGATGCGCAAACTGATTTCGACCGGATCGCCCTTCGAAAAGACTGCCGGCTATTCACGCGCCGTGGTCCAGGGAGATTGGTGCTTCGTTTCCGGCACGACGGGCTACGACTACGCCACCATGACCATGCCCGACAACGTGGAGGCGCAGACGCGCAATTGCCTGGCGACCATCGCCAAGGCGCTCAAGGACGGCGGCTTCGATATGGCCGACGTGGTGCGCGCGCATTACTACATCACCGACCAGGCCTATGTGGACCTGGTGTTCCCGATCCTCGGCGAGACCTTCGGCGACATCCGGCCGGCAGCGACGATGATCGTCTGCCAGCTCAACAAGCCGGAGATGAAGATCGAGATCGAGGTGACGGCGCTGAAGCGTTTGTGACCGCAAGGGGGACTGCTTGCGCATCCTATCGTTGAACGGCTGGGGCGGCAGGCTCGGCGAGGAACTTGTCACCTATGTCGGGGACGCCGAGCCTGATGTGCTCTGCCTGCAGGAGGCGACCAGCACGCCAGCGGCAACCTCCCCGTGGCTTACCTATCGTGATGGCGGCGGCGAGCTCTTGCAGCGCGCCAACCTGTTTGCCGAGGTGGCCAGCGCACTGCCCGACCACCAGGCGTTCTTCTGCCCCGCCGCGCGCGGCCCTCTCCATGACGGCGACCGGATGCTGCAGTCGGAATGGGGACTGGCGACCTTCGTCAGGTGCTCGCTTCCAATCGTCGGACAGATGCAGGACTTTATCCACGGCGCCTTCTCGGCCGACGGCTTCGGTGAGCACCCGCGCTCGCGCAACGCCCATGCCGTCCGACTGCACGACTACGCGACCGGGCGGACAACAGTCGTCGTTCATCTCCACGGCCTGCGCGAGCTCGACGGCAAGGGCGACTCCCCTGCCCGCGACGCCCAGACGGCAAGGCTGATCGAGCTGATCGACAGGATACGTCACCACGGCGACGGGCTCGTCGTCTGCGGCGACTTCAACGTGCTGCCCGAGAGCCGGATGCTTTCGGCTTTGCGCGACATCGGGCTGACCGAACTGGTGACGTCGCGTGGCTTCACCGACACCCGGACCTCGCATTACCTGAAATCGCCGCGATATGCCGACTATATGCTGGTCAGCGGCAACGCCGATGTGCGCGGCTTTGAGGTGGTCGAGGAACCCGAGATATCCGATCACCGCGCGCTGCTGCTGGAGATTGGGTAGGTCACCTCGGAGCCGATGAAGACACAAATCGCGAAAAACAGGAGCTGGTGGAGTCATTTGGCCGCTCTGGCACGCCCTTTCCTGCTTGCACCGACGCCCTGCCAAGGCTAGCAAGTCCGCGGTTCACGCATCTTTCGGAAAGGCTTTCCATGGCGACGCGCAATCTTCTTCTCCTGCCCGGCGACGGCATCGGCCCCGAGGCCATGGCCGAGGTCCGCAAGCTGATCTCGGCGATGAACGAGAAACTCGGCAGCGGCTTCACCACCGAGGAAGGTCTCGTCGGGGGCTCGGCCTATGACGCGCACGGCCAGGCGATCTCGGATGCCGACATGGCCAAGGCGATGGCGGCTGACGCCGTGCTGTTCGGTGCAGTCGGCGGCCCGAAGTGGGACGCAGTTCCCTATGAGGTGCGCCCCGAGGCCGGCCTTTTGCGCCTGCGCAAGGACATGGAGCTGTTTGCCAACCTGCGTCCGGCGATCTGCTACCCGGCGCTGGCCGGCTCGTCGTCGCTCAAGCAGGACGTGGTCGAAGGCCTCGACATCCTGATCGTGCGCGAGCTGACCGGCGGCGTATATTTCGGCGAGCCGAAACAGATCATCGATCTCGGCAACGGCCAGAAGCGCGGCATCGACACGCAGGTCTACGACACCTTCGAGATCGAGCGCATCTCGGGCGTCGCCTTCGAACTGGCTCGCACCCGCAAGAACCGCGTGACGTCGATGGAAAAGCGCAACGTCATGAAGTCGGGCGTATTGTGGAACGAGGTGGTGACCGCCACCCACAAGGCCAGGTATGCCGATGTCAAGCTCGACCACATGCTGGCCGACGCCGGCGGCATGCAGCTGGTACGCTGGCCCAAGCAATTCGACGTCATCGTCACCGACAACCTGTTCGGCGACATGCTGTCTGATGTCGCGGCGATGCTGACCGGCTCGCTCGGCATGTTGCCTTCGGCCTCGCTGGGCGCGCCCGACGCGCTTACCGGCAAACGCAAGGCGCTCTACGAGCCAGTGCACGGCTCGGCGCCCGACATCGCCGGCCAGGGCATCGCCAACCCGATCGCCATGCTCGCGTCATTTGCCATGTGCCTGCGCTACTCGTTCAACATGGTGGCCGAGGCCGACCGCCTCGAGGCCGCGATTGCCGCTGTCCTCGACGACGGCCTGCGCACCAAAGACATCATGTCGGAAGGCAAGACCGAAGTCGGCACCACTCAGATGGGTGACGCCATCGTGGCGAAGTTCTTCGCCTGATTGCCGACTGAAGAACTGAAAACGGCGCCCTTGGGCGCCGTTTTTCTTTGTCCTTGTTGATGTCGCTACGCATCCGGGATGTAGAGCGCGGGCACGCTTACGCCCTCCGGCACCGGCCCCCACTTGTTGTCGTGCTTCTGCGACGGCAGCAAGGTGAAGACCAGAAGCACAAATCCGCCAAAGGGTACGAAGATCAGCAGATAGAACCAGCCGGACAAGCCGAGATCGTGGATCCTCCGAACGGTGACGGCAATGCTGGGCAAGACCATGGCCAGGCCGAAGGCGCTGAGCAGGAAGAGCACCATGATCGGCAGACTCTGCTCATCCTGGCCGGAGACTGCAGCGAAGATGCCGATCAAGGCGCCGAGCACCACTCCGCCCAGGATCATGAACAGCGTGAAAGCCCAATATTCCTTGCGACGTGCACGGCCGCTGAAATTGACATAGTTCGTCGTGATCGCTCGCCAAAAGTAAGACCACAGTCCAGTTGACGGTTCGCCATAGGCTGCATCGCTGTAGGCGGGTTCGTATCTCGGCGCGCGAGGCACGGCCTGCGCCGGAGCCGGCTGGCTGTCCGCCACGCCGCGGCGGCCGAACTGCGGCACCGATCGTCCGGGTTGAGGCATCGGTCCGGCACTGCGCGCAACAGGCGCATGAATGGGAAAGACGTCGCGGGCCTGTCCGCCTGACGGGGTGAACTCGACCTCCGTTCCCTTGCCGACTGCCATCGCCTGGCGCAGGTCCTCGCGCGTGAAGCCGTAGCGGTTGCCGTCGGCGCCTTCGATAAAGCCGAAGCCTTGCGCCTCGTCGTAATGTAGCATTTCCCCGCGCATGATCCCTCCGGCGGCTGATCTCTAACAACTGTGAGCAGAGTTTTTCACACCCGGCAAGTCCGGCGCGCAGCCACGCCCGGCCTGTGTTCCCACCGGCACAGATGCCGCGAAAACAACGCCGCCAATGCATCTCCCGATATAATCCGGTTTGAGAAACGGCCACTCATGTTACCCTTCGCTAAAAGGGCAATGGGGTAGGGAACGTAGTGATTCGGGTCGGCAGACCTCGCTACCTATCGATGACATGGCGACGCGGCGCCTCAAGGCCGCCTCCCCGGACGCCGGTCTCGGCGATGCGAAGCTTCTGGGGCCTGATGCGGGCCTACTGGTTCTCGGATCGCTGGAAGGAAGCCTGGGGGCTGACGCTGGTGATAGCCCTCCTGACCGCACTTTCCAGCAAGGCCAGCGTATGGATGGCCGAAGCCTCGGGCGAACTGGTCAATTCGATCGCCTTCTTCCACGATCCCGCCAACGTGACGCCGCTTGCGTCATTGCTCACCGCCGCCGGCACGCTCTTCATTCTCGTGCTGCTCAAGGATGCCGGCTTCACGGGCATCCGCCACCTCTTCTCCACGACATTGCATCGCAAATGGCGGGGCTGGCTCGATGGCCGCTTCAACGCCGCTCTGCTCGATGCCAACCACACCCATTTCCACGTCCAGCACGACGCCGGCGAGGGCCGGGCTGCGCCCGACAACATCGACCAGCGGGTCCAGGACGCCATCAAGGGCATGACCGGCGGTGCCATCGGCCTGGCGATGGGGGTGATGAGCGTCGCCACCTCGCTGTTCTTCGTCGGCCAGAAATTGTGGGAGACATCGGCGCCGGTGCGTGGGCTCGAATTCCTCGGCGACTATGGCAGCTTCGTTCTGGCGCTAGGCGCGGTCGCCGCCTACGTGCCGCTCAACACCTTCATCGCCATGAAGCTCGGCGGGCTGATGGAGCGGTTGAACGTCAGGATGCAGCAGGCCGAAGGCAGCTATCGCGGCGAGATGAACACGCTTCTGCGCCGCAGTTTCCACGTCGCCGCATCGCGTGGAGAAGGCGTGCAGCAGGCCATGCACGAGCGCCACTACCGCGACATCGACAAGACCTGGGCCCGCCTGAACACGGTCAATGCCGGCTACATGTCGTTCGAGCTGATTTACAATTTCGTCGCCGCCCGCTTCATTGCCTACGGTCCGGGGCTGATCCCCTACATGCAGGGCCAGATCAATCTCAAGGGCTACGTCACCGGCGCCGAGCTGGTGAACTCACTGATCGGGCAATGCTCCTGGTTCATCCAGGTGATGCCGGCGATCGCCACGCTGCGCGCCAACAGCGTGCGGGTGATCGACCTGGCCGAGGCAATCGAAAACGTTCAGCAGCCGCAGCAGCACTATGGCCGAACGGGCCAGGCCGAATTCCGCTTCGCCAGCCAGCACGCCGTCTTCGGACTTGCCTTGCGCAACCTGGAACTGATGCATCGCGGCAGCGACGTGCAACCCTTCCTGACGGTGACCAGCCTGCGCTTCCGGCGCGGCGAATGGAGCTTCGTGCGCGGTGAATCCGGCTGCGGCAAGACCTCGCTGGTCAAGGCGATCAACGGGCTCTGGCCGTATGGCCGCGGCGACATCGTCTTTCCCGAGAACGTTTCGGCCTTTTACGCCACTCAGGACGTGAAGCTGCCGCAAGTCACGCTCAAGCAGCTCGTCTGCTTGCCGGGCAGCGCCGAGGGCCATTCGGAGGCGAAGGTGGCGGTGGCGCTGCACAAGGCCGGCCTCGGCGACTTCATCGAGCATCTCGACAGCGAATTGCATGACGGCAGGATATGGGAACAGGTCTTCTCCGGCGGGCAGAAGCAGAAGCTCGTCGCCGCCCGCATCCTGCTGCACCAGCCGGGCCTGCTGTTCCTCGACGAGGCCACCGGCGCGCTCGACCACGAGGCCAAGATCGCCTTCCACCGCGCCATCAAGGACAATTGCCCCGGCGTGACCGTCATCAGCGTCATGCACGACCCCGTGCCGCCGCGCGCCGCCGACGGCAGCGAATTCTATGACAGCATCGTCAGCATCGCCGACGGCACAGCCACCAAACAGGCCATATCGAGCCTGCCAGCCGAGTTGACCACCCTGCTCGACCAGCCCCTGCCGGTCCGGCCCTGGCCGAAGCGCGGCCAGCGCGTCAAGCTCACCGACAGGTAGCCCTAGAGGCCTTCCGCTTTTCTTCGAATCGCGGAAACCCTCCATCTCTTTGTTTTTGCGCTATTCCGGACGGAAAACCGCTGCGCACTTTTCCTGAAATTACTCTAGACGCTGCCTGGCAGCGGCACGGCGCAGATGATGGAGCGGGTGAGAAACCGCTTCTCGCGGCCATTGTCGAGCGAGAACATGCCGCCGCGCCCCGGCACCACATCAATGATCAGGTCGGTGTGCTTCCAGGCTTCGTATTGCGAGGCGCTGATGTAGACGGGCGTGTCACCGATGGTGCCCATCAGCACGTCGAGGTCGCCGACGATGAAGTCGGAGCGCGGATAACACATCGGCGACGAGCCGTCGCAGCAGCCGCCGGACTGGTGGAACAGCACCGGCCCGTGGTCGGCGATGATCTCGTCGAGCAGGGCGACGGCGCCGGGTGTTGCCGAGACCTTGTCGAGAGGATGATGCGAGGACATGAGTGGGTTCCGGTTCTTCCTTGTCCCCGCCTGCAGGGAGAAGGGCCACGAAGTGACGGATGAGGGGCGGCGCGAACGCGGTCGGGTCAGCGCTGCCCCTCACCTGCCTGCCGGCATCCTCTCCCCGTGAACGGGGAGAGGAACGCTCGTCATCTCAGAAAAACCCGAGCTTCTTCGGGCTGTAGCTGACCAGCATGTTCTTGGTCTGCTGGTAGTGGTCGAGCATCATCTTGTGCGTCTCGCGGCCGATGCCCGACTGCTTGTAGCCGCCGAAGGCGGCGTGCGCCGGATAGGCGTGGTAGCAGTTGGTCCACACGCGCCCGGCCTGGATGGCGCGGCCGAAGCGGTAAAGCCGGTTGGCATCGCGGCTCCAGATGCCGGCACCGAGGCCGTACAGCGTGTCGTTGGCGATCGACAGCGCATCGTCATCATCCTTGAAGGTGGTGACCGAGACAACAGGCCCAAAGATCTCCTCCTGGAAGATGCGCATCTTGTTGTGGCCCTTGAACACGGTCGGCTTGACGTAATAGCCGCCGGCGAGGTCACCGGGCAGATGCGCGCGCTCGCCGCCGGTCAGCACCTCAGCGCCCTCCTGGCGGCCGATGTCCATATAGGACAGGATCTTCTCCAGCTGCTCCGACGAGGCCTGCGCGCCGATCATGGTGGCCGGATCGAGCGGGTCGCCCTGGACAATTGCCTCGACGCGCTTCAGCGCGCGTTCCATGAACTTGTCGTAAATCTTCTCATGCACCAGCGCCCGGCTCGGGCAGGTGCAGACCTCGCCCTGGTTGAGCGCGAACATGACGAAGCCTTCGATCGCCTTGTCGAAGAAGTCGTCGTCTTCCGCCGTCACGTCCTGGAAGAAGATGTTGGGCGACTTGCCGCCGAGTTCGAGCGTCACCGGGATCAGGTTCTGCGAGGCGTATTGCATGATCAGCCGGCCGGTCGTCGTCTCGCCGGTGAAGGCGATCTTGGCGATGCGCGGGCTCGACGCCAGCGGCTTGCCCGCCTCGAGGCCGAAGCCGTTGACGATGTTGAGCACGCCCTCGGGCAACAGGTCGCCGATCAGGTCGGCCCACAGCATGATGGTGGCGGGCGTCTGCTCGGCCGGCTTCAGCACCACGCAATTGCCGGCGGCGAGCGCCGGCGCCAGCTTCCAGCAGGCCATCAGCAGCGGGAAATTCCACGGGATGATCTGGCCGACGACGCCCAGCGGCTCGTGGAAATGATAGGCGACGGTGTCGTCGTCGATCTGCGACAGGCTGCCCTCCTGGCCACGCAGCGCCCCGGCGAAATAGCGGAAATGGTCGATGGCGAGCGGCACGTCGGCGGCGGTCGTCTCGCGGATCGGCTTGCCGTTGTCCCAGGTCTCGGCCAGCGCCAGACAGTCGAGGTTTTCCTCCATGCGGTCGGCGATGCGGTTGAGGATCAGCGCGCGGGTCGCGGGCGCAGTCTTGCCCCAGGCGTCCTTGGCCTTGTGGGCGGCATCGAGTGCTGCCTCGATGTCGGCTGCGTCGGAGCGGGCGACCTCGCCCAGCGGCCGGCCGGTGACCGGCGAGACGTTTTCGAAGTAGCGGCCCGATTTCGGCGCCACCCACGCACCACCGATGTAATTGTCGTAGCGCTTGGCGAAGGGGATCTTGGCCGTGCGCGAGAATTCCACCTTGTTCATCTCTTCCTCCCGAGAAGCGGCACCGCAGGATGCGGCGCGTCGACAAAGAGCGTCGGAGATGTTGCGAAAGCTGTCAGCCCCAGGGGAAGCGATGGCAGGCGGCGACTGTCGCAGTTCTGCGACAGTCGGGCGCTGCAAAACTCAATGGTCGCGGCGGATGCCCAGCCGGTTGAGCTTGCGGTGCAGCGTCGCCCTGGAAATGCCGAGCTTCTGGGCCGCCGCCGAGACGTTGCCGTCGGCGCGGGCCAGCGCGCGATGCAGTGCCGCGCGTTCGGCCTCGTCGAGGTCTCCCGACACCCGCTGGGGCATGCCCAGAAGGTCGGCGACCGGCAGCCGGCGCTCTAGCTGCTCGCGGGTGATGCCGTGGGCGAGGCGCGCCTGCCTGGTGGCGCCGATGACCAGATCGTCGGCGTCGACGGCCACCATGGCGCCCGGATTGCGCTCGGCAGCCGGCGTCAGCAGGATGCGCGCCTCGGGGAAAGCGAGACGGAAATTGTCGGCCTCGATGCGGCGGGCGGCGTCGTTCACCGCGAGGGCGATGAGATTGACGAAACCTTCGGTCAGGTCGGCCCGACAGGACGAAACATCAAGTGCGGCGGCGACATTGCCCTCATGATCGTAGATCGGCGTCGTGGTGCAGGACAGCGCCGTGTTGCGGGCGAAGAAATGCTGGTCGCGGTGGATGGTGAGCGCCCGCTGTTCGACAAGGCAGGTACCGATGCCGTTGGTGCCTTCGCTTTCCTCGCTCCAGATGGTGCCGGTCCACAGGCCCCATTTGTGGAAGGTCTGGTTGTCGGAGATCGCGCCCCGCCGTTCTATCGGCACGCCGTCGCGATCGGCCAGCAGAACGCAGCAGCCGACGCCGCCGACGGCGAGATAGAGCCGGTCGAGGCTCGCTTGCGCGGCATGGATCAGCGGTTCGATGCGTTGGCGCGCGTCGCGCAACTCCTGCTCGGTGAGGCGCTGCGGCGGCTTGTGCTCGCCGGGGTCGAGACGATGCAGCCGCGACGACCGCCGCCAGGACGCCACCAGCGCCGAGCGTGCCGCCTCGTCGGAAGCGACCGCAGCCTGCACGGCATCCTCATGCCGTCCAAAAAACTGTCCGCTCATAAGCTCCTCCCAAAGCCCGGACCATTCCTGCTGCCATGCGCGGCGGACCATGCCGCCAAGCTGCCGATCCTCCAGAGTTCGGCCGCCCCGTCAATTCGCCATAAGAACAAGGCCGTCACAAGGACGGCGCCCGCTGTAGCCAAGCATATATAACGAATGTTCAGGCACAAGGGATCAACAATTGCGGAGCATCAGCGACGCAAGCCTGCTATCGCCGTGCCCTGATCTCGGTCATCGACCGCAGCTGCCTGCCATCCAGGAAATTGGCCGGCTCCAGCCACTCTTCCATGACGGCGCGACAGGCCGGCCACTCGGACGACAGCATCGAATACATGCAGATATCTCTTGCCAGCCCCTTGAGCAGCAAACCTTCGCGCAAGGTCCCTTCATAAGTGAAGCCGAGCCGGTCGGCGGCAATTCGCGACCGGTTGTTCTCGGCGGTGCAGGTCCATTCCAGGCGGCGATAGCCAAGCCCCTCGAAGACGTGGCGCATGACCAGATAGAGTGCCTCGCTCGCAAGCGTCGTGCGTTGCATGCTTGACGTGAACAGCACGTAGCCGAGCTCGACGACCTGATGTGCGGCCCTCGCTTCCATCAGGCACAACCAGCCCAGCACGGCGCCCCGAAGATCGATGACGGCGAAAAACGCCCGCTTCGGGTCGGAGACAAGCACATCGACATGGGCGGCGAATGCGGTCTCGTCGGCAAACGGCCCGACCTTCATCTCGGCCCAGGCGGCAGCGACGTTCTCGTCATGCGAAAGCCGGTAGAGCGTGACGGCATCGGAGGCTTCAAGTGGCCGGAGACTGCCATGACGACCGCCAATGACGGTCGCAACCGGCAGTTTCGCATCGATTGGCTCGCCCATTGGCCTGATCCCGCATCTGCGCCTCGACGAGAATAGTACAAGGCAATTCAAGTTTGCCAAAGACACTACCCTCGGCAACCTGCGCGCGCGATTGACTCTTCGCCGAAACCCGATAAAAGCGGCGGCGAACAGGGAACCCTCCGATGCGCGGCCTCTTGATGGCGCTTTTCGCATTCGATTTCCCCGGCCACGACAGAAGTCGTGCCGGGCGCGGAGCCGTTTCCCTGCTTTCGACCAAAACCATGGCCAAAACCACCACCACCAAAACGGTGTGATTTCCCTTGGCCTGCTCACCCTCTCCCGGGTCTGGCCCGGGGGATGAAGCCCGCGCTGGCCAGCGGGTTTTCTCCAGGAACGAGCGGAGAGGGACAGGAGTGATCTGATGGGTTTCAAGGTTGCGATCGTCGGCGCCACGGGCAATGTGGGCCGCGAAATGCTCAATATCCTCGAGGAACGCGGCTTCCCCGCCAGCGAAGTGGTGCCGCTGGCATCGCGCCGCAGCCAGGGCACCGAAGTGTCCTATGGCGACAAGACGCTGAAGGTGAAGGCGCTCGACACCTACGACTTCTCCGACACCGACCTCTGCCTGATGTCGGCCGGCGGCAATATCTCCAAGGAATGGTCGCCCAAGATCGGCAAGCAGGGTTGCGTCGTCATCGATAATTCGTCGGCCTTCCGCTACGACCAGGACGTGCCGCTGATCGTGCCGGAAGTGAACCCGGACGCCATTGCCGGCTTCACCAAGAAGAACATCATCGCCAACCCGAACTGCTCGACCGCCCAGATGGTTGTGGCGCTGAAGCCGCTGCACGACAAGGCCAAGATCAAGCGCGTCGTCGTTGCGACCTACCAGTCGGTGTCGGGCGCCGGCAAGGAAGGCATGGACGAGCTGTTCACCCAGACGCGCGCCGTCTTCGTCGCCGATCCGGTCGAAGCCAAGAAGTTCAGCAAGCGCATCGCCTTCAACGTCATTCCACACATCGACGTCTTCATGGAGGACGGCTACACCAAGGAAGAGTGGAAGATGGTCGCCGAGACCAAGAAGATGCTCGACCCCAAGATCAAGCTGACGGCCACCGCCGTGCGCGTGCCTGTCTTCATCGGCCACTCCGAAGCCGTCAATGTCGAGTTCGAAGAGCCGATCACCGCCGACGAGGCGCGCGACATCCTGCGCGAAGCGCCGGGCTGCCTGGTCATCGACAAGCATGAGGACGGCGGCTACGCCACGCCGCTCGACTCGGCCGGCGAAGACGCCACTTACATCTCTCGCATCCGCGAGGACGGCACGGTCGACAACGGCCTGGCGATGTGGATCGTCTCCGACAACCTGCGCAAGGGCGCGGCCCTCAACGCCGTGCAGATCGCCGAACTTCTGGTCGAGCGCGGCCTGATCAAGCCGAAGCAGAAGGCCGCCTGACGCCATGTTCGATGTCGTGCTG
This genomic window contains:
- a CDS encoding aspartate-semialdehyde dehydrogenase, with amino-acid sequence MGFKVAIVGATGNVGREMLNILEERGFPASEVVPLASRRSQGTEVSYGDKTLKVKALDTYDFSDTDLCLMSAGGNISKEWSPKIGKQGCVVIDNSSAFRYDQDVPLIVPEVNPDAIAGFTKKNIIANPNCSTAQMVVALKPLHDKAKIKRVVVATYQSVSGAGKEGMDELFTQTRAVFVADPVEAKKFSKRIAFNVIPHIDVFMEDGYTKEEWKMVAETKKMLDPKIKLTATAVRVPVFIGHSEAVNVEFEEPITADEARDILREAPGCLVIDKHEDGGYATPLDSAGEDATYISRIREDGTVDNGLAMWIVSDNLRKGAALNAVQIAELLVERGLIKPKQKAA
- a CDS encoding GNAT family protein; protein product: MGEPIDAKLPVATVIGGRHGSLRPLEASDAVTLYRLSHDENVAAAWAEMKVGPFADETAFAAHVDVLVSDPKRAFFAVIDLRGAVLGWLCLMEARAAHQVVELGYVLFTSSMQRTTLASEALYLVMRHVFEGLGYRRLEWTCTAENNRSRIAADRLGFTYEGTLREGLLLKGLARDICMYSMLSSEWPACRAVMEEWLEPANFLDGRQLRSMTEIRARR